A window from bacterium encodes these proteins:
- a CDS encoding AAA family ATPase: MESVKHPTAWFVGAFYNDTDDHTARFLAEGVWENGYDDKYLELVRSMRPGDRIAIKSSYVRKHGLPFDNRGLSVSVMAIKAIGTIVENLNDGQRVRVDWMPVTPAREWYFYTHRATIWRVQAGDWMTDGLIAFAFEGDTQDYARFCNAPFWRERFGTQAPEAKRFGWTKFYEAIADKLLAYRDDRKPLLEAIQGIAQHVEGLGHLSQDEYPDGTTGFLRDICPFTVMGLFNRGITDANRRIIMKELGQFLGVEEPIPESFEGIPVLNNLKSWYFPRESARTPDHIDSLWALFAAALAFAESDDEEARARFSLAFDHANGRPLVAWNLTFGLYWIRPWSFLSLDSGSKLYITKKLGVPIERHGPKGLCNATDYLAIMDALIPRFQEPSYPAHSFPELSLSAWHYKDPSATTPSQPSTDPTDESEDEDPGLVQKAESLVPYSIDDVLQEGCFLTRKELDQLLVRLRTKKNLILQGPPGTGKTWLAKRLAFSLIGQKDESKVRAVQFHPNLSYEDFVRGWRPTGDGKLSLADGIFMEAIKAAAKAPMSRFVVVIEEINRGNPAQIFGELLTLLEAGKRTPSEALELCYPDADGVRRPVHIPENLHVIGTMNIADRSLALVDLALRRRFAFADLEPRLGPAWRDWVTQHCGLEADLANDIEARLEVCNATIAGDARLGKQFRVGHSYVTPPYPLEPGETRSWFRQVVETEIGPLLEEYWFDSPAEAKKARELLLKDWE, from the coding sequence GTGGAGTCGGTGAAGCACCCGACAGCCTGGTTCGTCGGTGCCTTTTACAACGACACGGATGACCACACGGCGCGGTTCCTGGCGGAAGGCGTCTGGGAGAACGGCTACGATGACAAGTATCTCGAGCTCGTCAGGTCGATGCGGCCCGGCGACCGGATCGCCATCAAATCGTCCTACGTCCGCAAACACGGGCTTCCCTTCGACAATCGTGGTCTGTCCGTCTCGGTGATGGCCATCAAGGCCATTGGAACGATCGTCGAGAACTTGAACGACGGCCAGCGGGTGCGAGTGGACTGGATGCCGGTCACCCCGGCCCGAGAGTGGTACTTCTACACCCACCGGGCGACCATCTGGCGAGTGCAGGCCGGCGACTGGATGACCGACGGCTTGATCGCGTTCGCCTTCGAGGGCGATACGCAGGACTACGCCCGCTTCTGCAACGCACCGTTCTGGCGAGAGCGGTTCGGGACCCAGGCGCCGGAGGCGAAGCGCTTTGGGTGGACGAAGTTCTACGAGGCGATCGCCGACAAGCTGCTGGCATATCGGGACGATCGCAAGCCGCTGCTCGAAGCCATTCAAGGCATCGCCCAGCACGTCGAAGGCCTGGGCCATCTGTCGCAAGACGAGTATCCCGACGGCACGACGGGCTTCCTGAGAGATATCTGCCCGTTCACGGTCATGGGGTTGTTCAATCGGGGCATCACTGATGCAAATCGGCGCATCATCATGAAGGAACTGGGCCAGTTCCTGGGCGTCGAGGAGCCGATCCCGGAATCCTTCGAGGGCATACCCGTACTGAACAACCTAAAGTCCTGGTACTTTCCCAGGGAGAGTGCCCGCACCCCGGACCACATCGATTCGCTCTGGGCGCTGTTTGCCGCCGCGCTGGCTTTCGCGGAATCGGACGATGAGGAAGCTCGTGCGCGCTTCTCCCTGGCCTTTGACCATGCCAACGGACGCCCACTGGTGGCCTGGAACCTCACCTTCGGATTGTACTGGATCCGACCTTGGTCGTTTCTCAGCCTCGACAGCGGCTCCAAGCTCTACATCACCAAGAAGCTCGGCGTGCCCATCGAGCGGCATGGCCCGAAGGGCCTCTGTAACGCCACCGACTACCTGGCGATCATGGACGCCCTGATCCCACGTTTCCAGGAGCCCTCGTACCCGGCCCATTCCTTTCCGGAGCTCTCACTGTCGGCCTGGCATTACAAGGACCCCAGCGCGACGACTCCATCGCAGCCATCCACGGACCCCACCGACGAATCCGAGGATGAAGATCCCGGACTCGTGCAGAAGGCCGAGTCCTTGGTGCCCTACTCGATCGACGACGTGCTGCAGGAGGGCTGCTTCCTCACCCGGAAGGAGCTTGACCAGCTGCTCGTGCGACTACGGACCAAGAAGAACCTGATCCTCCAGGGCCCGCCCGGTACGGGCAAGACCTGGCTGGCCAAGCGCCTGGCCTTTTCCCTGATCGGCCAGAAGGACGAGAGCAAGGTTCGAGCGGTGCAGTTCCATCCGAACCTGTCCTACGAGGACTTCGTGCGCGGCTGGCGCCCCACGGGCGACGGCAAACTTTCCCTGGCCGACGGCATCTTCATGGAAGCCATCAAGGCGGCAGCCAAGGCTCCAATGTCACGCTTTGTCGTGGTCATCGAGGAGATCAACCGCGGCAACCCCGCGCAGATCTTCGGCGAGTTGCTAACGCTACTGGAGGCCGGTAAACGTACGCCCAGCGAGGCGCTCGAGCTCTGCTATCCCGATGCAGATGGGGTACGCCGCCCCGTCCATATCCCGGAAAACCTCCACGTGATCGGCACGATGAACATCGCCGACCGCTCACTGGCACTGGTCGATCTGGCCCTGAGGCGTCGCTTCGCCTTCGCGGATCTGGAGCCGCGCCTGGGTCCGGCGTGGCGCGACTGGGTCACCCAACACTGCGGGCTCGAGGCCGACCTAGCGAACGACATCGAGGCGCGGCTAGAAGTCTGCAATGCGACCATCGCCGGGGATGCCCGGCTGGGCAAGCAGTTCCGCGTTGGACATAGCTACGTGACGCCCCCGTACCCCCTCGAACCGGGTGAGACCCGCTCCTGGTTCCGCCAGGTCGTCGAGACCGAGATTGGACCGTTGTTGGAGGAGTACTGGTTCGACTCGCCCGCCGAGGCCAAAAAGGCCCGCGAGCTGCTGCTGAAGGACTGGGAATGA